Proteins encoded by one window of Actinomycetota bacterium:
- a CDS encoding recombination regulator RecX yields the protein MSASDQQPFPDAEQWLMARGVRREPIRVELPGSHGDRAGPARDRSPSAASGGGLEHDVARAVAYARRATAQAPKSEARLQQALQRRGHAPAAIEVALRRCRERGIVDDRAFAESLVGEGRRRGHAPRRIRATLERRGIAEEVIEVVLAAVVDTDPEAAAYAVAHKRAAELRGVGTEVAYRRLLGYLARRGYPEALARKVARQAVFNDREPERTTGR from the coding sequence ATGAGCGCCTCCGACCAGCAGCCGTTCCCCGACGCCGAGCAGTGGCTCATGGCCCGCGGGGTGAGACGGGAACCGATCCGCGTCGAGCTGCCCGGATCCCACGGTGACAGGGCCGGTCCGGCGCGTGACCGGTCGCCATCGGCCGCGTCAGGCGGAGGTCTCGAGCACGACGTGGCTCGAGCCGTGGCGTACGCCAGACGGGCGACCGCGCAGGCACCCAAGTCCGAGGCGCGGCTGCAGCAGGCGTTGCAGCGGCGTGGCCACGCCCCAGCCGCCATCGAGGTCGCGCTGCGACGCTGCCGGGAACGCGGCATCGTCGACGACCGTGCGTTCGCCGAGAGCCTGGTCGGTGAGGGGCGGCGCAGAGGTCACGCCCCGCGACGGATCCGCGCAACGCTCGAACGGCGAGGCATCGCCGAAGAGGTGATCGAGGTGGTGCTCGCCGCGGTCGTCGACACCGATCCCGAAGCCGCCGCGTACGCGGTCGCTCACAAGCGGGCCGCTGAGCTGCGGGGCGTGGGCACCGAGGTCGCGTACCGGCGGCTGTTGGGCTACCTCGCGCGCCGCGGCTACCCCGAGGCGCTGGCCCGGAAGGTCGCGCGGCAGGCGGTCTTCAACGACCGCGAGCCGGAGCGCACCACCGGACGTTGA